From one Streptomyces chromofuscus genomic stretch:
- the tpg gene encoding telomere-protecting terminal protein Tpg, which produces MGEIDDAIERADQEAFTRQPPKTLQARINFLVKQLKTTKAVAQEIGVSQRSVERYRKGERKHPPQAIAERIDAAVRARWQPQVRKRRRKQAATTRGITVETRARFGYTAPIGTTDDGRFRRLTVHLPAVYAQRLFNARDAGASDQQMRQIIAEGFKDIYFQDGGNRALGLTDVTLNDIDYLDLDY; this is translated from the coding sequence GTGGGAGAGATCGACGACGCCATCGAACGCGCCGACCAGGAAGCCTTCACCCGCCAGCCGCCCAAGACCCTCCAGGCCCGCATCAACTTCCTGGTGAAGCAGCTCAAGACGACCAAAGCCGTTGCCCAGGAGATCGGGGTCAGCCAGCGGTCGGTGGAGCGATACCGCAAGGGCGAACGCAAGCACCCGCCCCAGGCCATCGCCGAACGGATCGACGCGGCCGTACGGGCCCGCTGGCAGCCACAAGTGCGAAAACGCCGGCGCAAGCAGGCCGCCACCACACGCGGGATCACCGTGGAGACAAGGGCCCGGTTCGGCTACACCGCACCGATCGGCACGACCGACGACGGACGCTTCCGCCGCCTCACCGTCCACCTCCCCGCGGTCTACGCACAACGCCTGTTCAACGCCCGCGACGCCGGAGCCAGCGACCAGCAGATGCGCCAGATCATCGCCGAAGGCTTCAAAGACATCTACTTCCAGGACGGCGGAAACCGCGCCTTGGGACTCACCGACGTCACCCTCAACGACATCGACTACCTCGACCTCGACTACTGA
- the tap gene encoding telomere-associated protein Tap, whose translation MASEEELFASVDALLNEEPHLPPPAERARLREAAGITQARLATALKTTTQSVKNWENGRSEPKSPRLDAYQRLLKGWAAKYPAPGAAPAHAPARAASTEPAASRVETADAPQTPAVPAAAPARPAFRPAPTSRRPTTQKAAQPAADPRFPHGPLAVLDGDGCAYGVDGIVLDCPATTVVELVEWTLRESGLGAPKLNRYGKDSDPLIVLTAAAAVKLGLPERLEGHEQRRSLRLPEDHPVVKQVVKAKWRLTQRGFGPWARIYRKAQGRERQCVQLAVLSWNALDERSWPGVSEMEPADIARVLGVYATRVITPRGSTAVSGLELMTALRPPTKPERDEETGNWVSAYHPGSLGTEPMDPAPPEATPEHPVVVQSGWTGGFLDEEAYQWVRPVDLLTDEECTLPFAVGLDLNTAFLAAAARLVVGLSAPDPFHAPKFNPKIPGSWLVDLSHIELDPRLPSPFTPDGSRPTGPAWYQTHTVAYAQELGYDVHPIEAYLRRETGAYLDPWHDRLKNAYVDTLADLGVTKDLDDRAFLAAMERHKDVDPAMAAVLAAIKATVKGGIGKLRERPQGKKYKEGERWPALQRPTWRPDIRAAVISKARVNMHRKLRNMATMTGLYPLAVLSDCVVYPSPGDSPLDFLPYAASGKPQPGGFRLGPTPGLAKLEGVQPMLWAVDLMEKGYNPARHIKGGDAVLDEGE comes from the coding sequence ATGGCATCTGAGGAAGAGTTGTTCGCGTCGGTCGACGCTCTGTTGAACGAGGAGCCGCACCTGCCGCCTCCGGCGGAGCGTGCTCGGCTGCGTGAGGCTGCCGGCATCACCCAGGCCCGCCTGGCCACCGCGTTGAAGACGACGACCCAGTCGGTGAAGAACTGGGAGAACGGCCGCAGCGAGCCGAAGTCTCCGCGGCTGGATGCCTACCAGCGGCTGCTGAAGGGGTGGGCGGCGAAGTATCCCGCCCCCGGTGCAGCCCCGGCACATGCTCCGGCGCGAGCGGCGTCTACCGAGCCGGCCGCGTCCAGGGTGGAGACGGCAGATGCCCCTCAGACTCCCGCCGTTCCGGCTGCGGCGCCGGCTCGCCCGGCCTTCCGGCCCGCTCCGACATCGCGGCGGCCGACCACGCAGAAGGCGGCGCAGCCCGCAGCCGACCCGCGCTTCCCGCACGGGCCCCTCGCGGTCCTGGACGGTGACGGCTGCGCGTACGGCGTCGACGGGATCGTGCTGGACTGCCCGGCGACCACGGTGGTGGAGCTGGTGGAGTGGACGCTGCGTGAGTCCGGTCTCGGTGCGCCGAAGCTCAACCGGTACGGCAAGGACAGCGACCCGCTGATCGTGCTCACCGCCGCGGCTGCCGTGAAGCTTGGGCTGCCGGAGCGCCTGGAAGGCCACGAGCAGCGCCGCTCCCTGCGTCTGCCCGAGGACCATCCCGTGGTCAAGCAGGTGGTTAAAGCGAAGTGGCGTCTCACCCAGCGCGGGTTCGGCCCGTGGGCAAGGATCTACCGCAAGGCGCAGGGCCGCGAGCGGCAGTGCGTGCAGCTGGCGGTCCTGTCCTGGAACGCCCTTGATGAGCGGTCCTGGCCTGGCGTGAGCGAGATGGAGCCGGCCGACATCGCCCGCGTTCTGGGCGTGTACGCCACCCGGGTCATCACCCCGCGCGGATCGACAGCCGTGTCCGGGCTGGAACTGATGACGGCGCTGCGCCCGCCGACGAAGCCGGAGCGCGATGAGGAGACCGGGAACTGGGTGTCCGCCTACCACCCGGGATCGCTGGGGACGGAGCCGATGGACCCGGCGCCGCCGGAGGCCACCCCGGAGCACCCGGTGGTCGTTCAGTCCGGCTGGACGGGCGGCTTCCTCGATGAGGAGGCGTACCAGTGGGTGCGGCCGGTGGACCTGCTCACCGATGAGGAGTGCACGCTGCCCTTCGCGGTCGGCCTGGACCTCAACACCGCGTTCCTCGCCGCCGCGGCCCGCCTGGTCGTCGGCCTGTCCGCCCCGGACCCCTTCCACGCCCCGAAGTTCAACCCGAAGATCCCCGGGAGCTGGCTGGTCGACCTGAGCCACATCGAGCTGGACCCACGCCTGCCCTCGCCGTTCACGCCGGACGGCTCCCGGCCCACGGGACCGGCCTGGTACCAGACGCACACCGTCGCCTACGCCCAGGAGCTCGGCTACGACGTCCACCCGATCGAGGCGTACCTGCGCCGCGAGACCGGCGCGTACCTGGACCCTTGGCACGACCGGCTCAAGAACGCCTACGTCGACACCCTCGCCGACCTCGGCGTCACCAAGGACCTGGACGACCGGGCCTTCCTTGCGGCAATGGAGCGGCACAAGGACGTCGACCCGGCGATGGCGGCCGTCCTCGCAGCCATCAAGGCCACCGTCAAGGGCGGCATCGGCAAACTGCGTGAACGCCCCCAGGGCAAGAAGTACAAGGAGGGCGAGCGGTGGCCGGCTCTTCAGCGGCCGACCTGGCGGCCCGACATCCGGGCCGCCGTCATCTCCAAGGCCCGGGTCAACATGCACCGCAAACTGCGCAACATGGCCACGATGACGGGCCTGTACCCGCTCGCCGTGCTCTCCGACTGCGTCGTCTACCCCTCACCGGGCGACAGCCCGCTCGACTTCCTGCCCTACGCCGCCTCCGGCAAGCCCCAGCCCGGAGGCTTCCGCCTCGGCCCCACCCCCGGCCTGGCCAAGCTCGAGGGCGTCCAGCCGATGCTGTGGGCGGTCGACCTGATGGAGAAGGGTTACAACCCGGCCCGCCACATCAAGGGCGGCGACGCCGTCCTGGACGAAGGCGAGTAG